TGCAAATTGAACACTGCTCCTGTAACATGCTTCCAAGCCACGTTGACAATGTTGAGACCTGCAGCAacacaatgttttttaaaacattttgtatttattactccAGCTGTGAGTAGCACCAATTTCCATTATGAGGCGAACAACAAGGCTCACCACACCAGCGAGATTACCGGACAGCGCCTGATACTGAGGAGAGGGCAGGCCTTTACCATCACTCTGAATTTACACAGGGGGTCCCAACCGGAAGTGGACAAGGTGcagctgattgcagaaacaggtagCTACTGAACTAATGAAACGTTGCTCTGCCTCTGATGACGACACTTTCTTTAGATCCCTAAGGGGCCAGAttgagaaagcagcagcagcatgatGTACTGAGTATGTGCATTTTCAAAAGAAGCTTGTGTTGTTTTAATCAGAATCTGTTACCACAGTATGTTTACATGACTTTCTTTCAGGTAGTCTGTTCCGGTTTCACTTCCTTGACAGTTTCAGCTCAGCAGAATCTAGAGTCCAAGCTTGTCACTGTTCTACCTTCTcatcctgccatgctttctgaatctacagagtccaagcttgtcactgctctaccttctcatcctgccatgctttctgaatctacagagtccaagcttgtcactgctctaccatctcatcctgccatgctttctgaatctacagagtccaagcttgtcactgctctaccttctcatcctgccatgctttctgaatctacagagtccaagcttgtcactgctctaccttctcatcctgccatgctttctgaatctacagagtccaagcttgtcactgctctaccttctcatcctgctatgctttctgaatctacagagtccaagcttgtcactgctctaccttctcatcctgccatgctttctgaatctacagagtccaagcttgtcactgctctaccttctcatcctgccatgctttctgaatctacagagtccaagcttgtcactgctctaccttctcatcctgccatgctttctgaatctacagagtccaagcttgtcactgctctaccttctcatcctgccatgctttctgaatctacagtccaagcttgtcactgctctaccttctcatcctgccatgctttctgaatctacagagtccaagcttgtcactgctctaccttctcatcctgccatgctttctgaatctacagagtccaagcttgtcactgctctaccttctcatcctgccatgctttctgaatctacagagtccaagcttgtcactgctataccttctcatcctgccatgctttctgaatctacagagtccaggcttgtcactgctctaccttctcatcctgccatgctttctgaaTCTACAGAGTCCAAGCTTGTCACTGCTCTACCTTCTCATCCTGCCATGCTTTCTTGTGTCTCCTTCGTTTAGGACCATCCCCGTCCGAGGCCTCTGGAACTAGAGCAGTGTTCAGAGTGTCCGGTCCTCCAATCAGGAGCTCATGGAGCGCAGCTGTGCAGAACAGTTCCTCCTCCTCAGTGACACTGTCTGTCACCTCCCCTGCCAACGCCAGCATCGGCAAATACTCCTTAAAGCTACAGGCCGCCAAAGGAACTCCCCAGACCTCAGCGCTAGGAGAGTTCATCCTGCTCTTTAATCCGTGGTGTGCAGGTAAAACAAACTGTTTGTCTGTATATCACACAATCACAATCAATCTGTGTACTGGGTGGTGTTGCCTTCATTCTTGACTGCTGTGAATTGGGATTGTAGATGTTTTAAATTCCTTGCCAAGAGATACTATATGCTGTGTTTAAGGCACATGCAAGTGCAGTTTTACACCCATTGCAAACAACTGTGTTTCCAGTCTGAAGGTAATCTGTGTCTGTATTGCAGATGACTCCGTGCACATGCAGAAAGACAATGAAAAGCAGGAGTACGTCATGAACGAACAGGGGCTTCTGTATAGAGGATGTGCAGAAAGTTTCTCACCCAGCGGATGGAATTTTGGACAGGTGTTGTGTGAACCAAACGAATGCTTCTGCGAACCTTCCTGGCATTAGCTTCAGTATTATCATCCCCTCTCCCGATATCCTTGCTCAGGGGAGGTCACATTTTACAAAATTATTTTGGGGACCTTGATGCTTTTATATTAATGACTTCCACAATTAATGATGCATGACTAAATGCAATGACAGTCCAAAATCACAATTTAAACAGTGGAAGTTactgattcatttattttattcaattgtatttatttgtttactttagTTTGAAGAAGACATTGTGGATATATGTCTGAAGCTATTAGACGttagccccaactacagcacaAACCCGGGCCTGGACTGTTCAAAAAGGAGCGACCCGACCTACGTGGGCAGGGTAGTGAGTGCAATGGTAAGGATTGATAAGGAACGAGACATGAACGATGAATTATAGTTGGGTGGGGTTCGGGGCAGTTGGAGTTTGTTTACCTATGGTCATTTTTTATTTGGAAGGTCAATATACATTCGCAGGCCTGCTTTTGCACAGGCTTGTATTACAGAACTAGGCAGCCCTACCTATTTGTACTctactgcttttttaaaattattcacAGGAGTGTCATTGCTCAGTGCACTAAAGCTTCATGCATTAAGTCTCAATAGATCATTGTCAAGAGACCAAATCAACTAAATAGAAATAAGAGTTTGACAAGTCTGTCCTCCCTGGCAGGTTAATTGCAATGGTGATCGGGGGATTCTCCTGGGGCACTGGGGCAATGATTACCGTGGCGGGACTCCTCCATCCCGATGGACTGGGAGTGTTGAAATCCTCCGACAGTGGTCCCTAAACGGCTGCCGACCGGTCAAGTACGGGCAGTGCTGGGTCTACGCTGCAGTGATGTGCACAGGTAAGCACTACAACAGCACAGAGAACCCCACGCCTGCACAGGAAGGCCACACAAGCACTCAGTGCTGGATCTCTGTGACCGTGGCACACACCCCACCCCATTGTTTAACTTAATTGACATTCCAGTACAGTGACACATGCACTAAATGCATTACTTTCCTTAAACAGTGTTGAATTGGATTAtagcacattatatattattaacttgTCTTTACTGCGCAGTGTTATTGAACTTTCCTTTCTTTCGTTTCAGTTATGAGGTGTCTGGGGATTCCGACACGCACAATCACAAATTTTGACTCTGCTCATGACACAGACAGGAATTTGACCATTGATGAATACTATTCCGTCTCTGGCCAGGAGTTGAAATTATCCAGTGATAGCGTATGGTGAGCTGctgcttcttctcctccttcatTTCAGTCAATTCAGGTTAGATAGATATTCTGTAGACACCACCCCAACCCTAGTATCCTAATTATAATTTTATAGACTTTTATCATATATATTCTCATTTGGGCATCACTTTTTTTTGTGTACAAACAACACAGCATCAAGTATGACATAGTAATATACCCACTCATTCCTTAGCTACCCACCTGTGCAAATGTTCCAATCCCAAACTCTGCCGTGTCTCTCCAGGAACTTCCATGTGTGGGTGGAGTCCTGGATGACCCGTCCAGATTTACCTACTGGATACGACGGCTGGCAAGTGCTGGACCCCACTCCTCAGGAGAAGAGTGAAGGTACCAGTCCACAAGATTTGTATTTGATTATGGATTCGCTCCTCACAGTACCAGTGGTGCCTAATGGGGTGGTGGATTTCTCTGCATTAGTTTAAAGACATTACCCCTTCTTCAAAGGCACTACCGAATGTATAGTTTTATCGCTGAAAACATTTTAATAGGATCAGCTGAATatagttataaaacaaaatcagttaactTATAGCACTGAAAATTGAAAGTTTGAATCTTACTGTTGGATaacatttatttgatttttttttttttaataactaaaaaaaacttCTAAATCGATGCGTCATAAATAATTAGAAACTAAAGTAGACATAATGATAATCACAAGACCGGACAAAATATTTGCTTGCTTAACACAGTGACCAATGAGATGATTTGCACAATGATGATAAGAGTTGCAACCCTTGTGAATGCTGCTTCTCCAGGTGTGTACTGTTGTGGTCCTGCCCCAGTCAAAGCCATCCTGGAGGGAGACACAAATATAAAGCACGACGTCCCCTTCGTGTTTGCGGAGGTCAATGCCGACAAGGTGAGATGGACAGTCGGTTCTGATGGGTCAAAGAAAAAATCTTACAGCAA
The Acipenser ruthenus chromosome 18, fAciRut3.2 maternal haplotype, whole genome shotgun sequence DNA segment above includes these coding regions:
- the LOC131698559 gene encoding protein-glutamine gamma-glutamyltransferase 5-like; this translates as MTFAVSSTNFHYEANNKAHHTSEITGQRLILRRGQAFTITLNLHRGSQPEVDKVQLIAETGPSPSEASGTRAVFRVSGPPIRSSWSAAVQNSSSSSVTLSVTSPANASIGKYSLKLQAAKGTPQTSALGEFILLFNPWCADDSVHMQKDNEKQEYVMNEQGLLYRGCAESFSPSGWNFGQFEEDIVDICLKLLDVSPNYSTNPGLDCSKRSDPTYVGRVVSAMVNCNGDRGILLGHWGNDYRGGTPPSRWTGSVEILRQWSLNGCRPVKYGQCWVYAAVMCTVMRCLGIPTRTITNFDSAHDTDRNLTIDEYYSVSGQELKLSSDSVWNFHVWVESWMTRPDLPTGYDGWQVLDPTPQEKSEGVYCCGPAPVKAILEGDTNIKHDVPFVFAEVNADKVRWTVGSDGSKKKSYSNTRQVGSNISTKAVGANAREDVTRFYKYPEGSKKERDVFAKAVCNLKSTGTPRCLDAPPPAASGVTELSIKLKKTPVNGEDITFYLHIVNKNQSSKNLSITTIAQALQHNGRPEEPCWKNTQTIKIGANGETKVTLLVPYSKYGASMLENNIVKLTAIAKEEGSNEMHMTVKDVLVAHPTLSIEVKGTAVLHQEIKAEITFTNTLSETLRNCLLTLSGIGLIRTKYEIPVRTLGPSKMLRVTIPLTPTKPGSRMLTANFDCNLFRDVKAFKTVEVKRAY